The Streptomyces sp. NBC_01268 genome segment GAGAAGGACTGGGACGCCAAGAAGCTGGGCCGCAACCACGTCACCACCCCGGTGAAGTACGACATGAAGCCGCCGGTCGGCGGGGACCACAACCCCGTCTGGCAGAACTGCAACGGCGACGTCTACGACAAGGCGGTCAACGACACCAACGCGGTGCACTCCCTGGAGCACGGCGCCGTCTGGGTGACGTACAACAAGAAGGCGTCCCCCGCCGACGTCGAGAAGCTGAGCGCGAAGGTCAAGAAGACCCCGTACTCGCTGATGAGCCCGGTCGACGACCAGAGCGGCGCCATCATGCTCAGCGCCTGGGGCAAGCAGGTGACCGTGGACGGCGCGAGCGACCCGCGGGTCGACGTGTTCTTCACCAAGTACGTCAACGGCCCGCAGACCCCCGAGCCGGGCGCCGCGTGCACCGGCGGGGTCGGCGCGGAGGGTCAGGGCGGCGCCGGGATGGGCCAGTGAAGCTGAACCGGACGCAGTGGGCGTCCGTCACCGCCGTGGTCCTGGCCCTGCTGTTCGCCGGAGGCGCCGTCACCGTCGCCTCCGCGGACCGCGACGAGGGCCCCGGCACGCCCACCGCGGAGTCGGCGGACGCGGGCTTCGCCCGTGACATGGCCGTCCACCACCAGCAGGCCGTCGAGATGTCCTTCATCGTCCGCGACCGCACCGAGGACGAGGAGGTGCGCCGCCTCGCGTACGACATCGCCAACACCCAGGCCAACCAGCGCGGCATGATGCTGGGCTGGCTCGACATGTGGCGGCTGCCCAAGGTGCAGTCCGGCGTGGAGCCGATGACCTGGATGGGCATGGGCGGCATGGCCATGGGCGGCGAGGACGGTGAGCTCATGCCGGGCATGGCCACCCGCGCCGAGCTGGAGCAGCTGCGCAAGGCCTCCGGCCGGGACGCCGAGGTGCTGTACCTGAAGCTCATGACCGAGCACCACAAGGGCGGCATCCACATGGCCCAGGGCTGTGTGGAGCGGTGCGTGCCCGGCGTCGAGCGCGACCTCGCGCAGGGCATGGTCGACGGGCAGCAGTCCGAGATCAAGCTGATGGCGGACATGCTCAAGCAGCGCGGCGCCTAGCCGCCCCGTACCGCGCCCTCCCGCGCGTACCCGCGCCGATGCGCCGGCCCCCGTGACCCCAGCGGTCGCGGGGGCCGCGTCGTGACCGGAGAATGGTGGTGCTCGGGGATCCCGTACGCACGTCCGACGTCCGACGTCAGGCGTTCGACGAAAGGTACGCACCCCATGACCACGGCGAAGGACATCATGCACGCGGGAGCCCAGTGGATCCCCGCACACGAGACCCTCGACCGCGCCGCCCAGCTGATGCGCGACCTGAACGTGGGCGCCCTGCCCATCGCCGATCAGAACGAACGGCTCTGCGGCATCATCACGGACCGCGACATCGTCGTGGGCTGTGTGGCCATGGGCCACGATCCCGCCAAGATCACCTGCGGGGAGATGGCCCAGGGCACCCCGCGCTGGATCGACGCGGGCGCCGACGTGGGCGCGGTCCTGGAGGAGATGCAGAGTCACCAGATCCGGCGGCTGCCCGTCGTCGAGAACAAGAAGCTGGTCGGCATGATCAGCGAGGCCGATCTGGCCCAGCAGCTGTCGGACGAGCAGCTGAAGGCCTTCTGCGCGAGCGTGTACGCCGCCTCCTGAGGCGGCCTCAGCCTCCCAGCGCGGCCCGGGCCACGGCGTCCGGGCGGTCCAGCATGACCAGATGGCCCGACGGCTCGGCCGCCTCGTAGCGGGCGCCGAGCCGTCGGGCCAGCGCGCGTTGGCGCCGCTCCCAGCGGGCGGAGCCGTCGGGCGCGGCGAGCACGGTGACGGGCAGGCCCGGCGGCAGCGGCACGCGCGCGCGCAGGGCGAGGAGTTCGGCGGCGACGGCGCCGTAGCGGGCGTTCTCGTCGAGGGTGCCGCGCAGCACGCGCGAGGTGCGGTAGACGCGGCGGACCAGGGCGGGCGGCGCCGGGTCGTGCCGTACGGCCAGTGCGCGGGCGGCCGGCCCCAGCGCGGCCGGCGCGCCGAGGGCGGACAGCAGCGCGCCCAGCAGCCGGGCCCGGGCGGGCGCGGTGCGGGAGGCGCGCGGGTGCTCCTCCACGGAGGAGTCGACGAGGACGAGCGCGGCGGTACGGTCCGGGTGGAGGCGTGCGAAGGCCTCCGCGTGGAACCCGGCGAGGGAGTGGCCGACGACCGCGGCGGGCCCGGGCAGGCGCAGCGCGTCGAGCACGGCGGCGATCCGGTCCGCCTCGCCCGCGGCGGTGGAGGGCCCGGAGGCGGGGGCGGAGAGGCCGTGCCCGGGCCGGTCGAACCGGACGACCGTGCGGTACGGGGTGAGCAGCGGCACGACCGGCTGCCAGTCGAACCAGCTCATGCCGAGCCCCGCGGACAGGACGCAGACGGGCCCCGCCCCGTCGACGACGACGTGGTGGGGGACGCCGCCGATCCGGACGAAGCGGGGGGCGGGGCCGGGGACCGGGGCGGGGGTGGGGGTCATGGGCGCTGTCCTTCCGTCCGTACGGCCCGCTCGGCCCGCGTCGCCGCGTCCTCTCCCCGCTCGCGGTACACCGACCACGCGAGCACCGCCAGCCACACCGCCACGAGGAGGATCTGCAGGCGCTGACCCGCGCCCAGGGACCACAGGCCCCTGCCCGCCTCGAAGGCGGCCACGGCGGCGAGGGTCCAGGCGGTGGCGGCGAGTTCGAGGGCGACGAGGGCGGGTCCGGTGCGGGCGAGGGGGCGCCACAGGGAATAGCGGCGGGCGGCCAGGGTCAGGGCGAGCATCGCGGTCAGCGCACCCGCCATGGCGAGGCTGGAGCTGACGGCGTGGGCGGTGTGGGTGGCGGGCACGAGCCCGGCGGTCTCGCGGGCGGCGCACTCGGGGTCCGAGGTGGGGGCGCAGCTGAGCGGGAGCCGGGAGTCGACGGCGGTGGCGGCTCCGAAGAGCGCGAGGGCGAGCCAGCCGACGAGCAGCCAGGGCCGGCGCGGGCCGGGTTCGCGCCGGGCCCAGGAGGTCGGGGCCGGTTCGGCGGGGCGGCCGGGCCGGCCGGTCGCCGCGAGGCCGGTCAGCGCGCCCGCGAGGACGAGCAGCCCGGCGGTGAGGTCGGTCGCGCGGAACAGGCCGCCGAGCGGCTGGTCGGCGGCGGCGAGCTCGGAGACGTAGGCCCGGACCGGGTCGAGCCCGGTCCGGACGACGACTTCGAGCACCCAGGCGGTGTACGCGAGCGCGCCGAGCGCGAGGAGGACGGCGGCGGCCTGCGTGGCTTTCCTGGACACACTCGTCCTACGTCAGGGCGTGGTGGAAGGTTCCCGGTGGTCCGGGTGGATCCAGCCCGGCTTGCGGTATTTGAGCAGGGCTCCGGGGATGACGAGGCCGAGGACGAGCAGCCCACCGCCGACGATCAGGAGGTAGCGCCACAGCGGCTGGTCGCCGAACTGGTCGGGCGGTACGAAGCCGATGACGAGGGCGGCGACGGAGGAGACGAAGCCGACGCCGGCGACCCAGGCGACGGCGGGGACGCGGAAGCCGCGCTCCACGGCGGGCTGGGTCCTGCGCAGTCGGACGACGGCCGCGAACATCAGCAGGTAGGCGATGAGGTAGATCTGCACGGTGATCACGGAGAACATCCAGTACGCGCTGGAGACGTTGTCGCTGAAGGCGTAGAGGACGCCGATCAGGGTGGTGACGACGCCCTGCGCGACCATGATGTTCACGGGGGCGCCGGCCTGGTTGAACTTCTGGAACGCGGGCGGCAGGTAGCCCTCCTGCCGGGAGAGCAGGACGAGGCCCCTGGCGGGTCCGGAGAGCCAGGTGAGCATGCCGCCGAGGGCGGCGCAGACCAGCATGACGCCGACGACCTTCGTCATCCAGCCGATCGAGAAGTGGTCGAAGAAGGCCTGGAAGGCCTGCATGAGACCGGCGGTCAGGCTGAGCTGCTCGGCGGGCATCACCCAGGCGATGGCCAGGGCCGGGAGGATGAAGATCAGCAGGACGAGGCCGGTCGCCAGGAACATCGACCGGGGGTACTCGCGCTTGGGTTCGCGCAGCGAGGAGACGTGGACGCCGTTCATCTCCATGCCGGCGTAGGACAGGAAGTTGTTGACGATGAGGACCAGGCTGGCGAGGCCGGTCCACGGCGGCAGCCAGTGGTCGGCGGTCATGGGCTGCGCGGAGGGGTTGCCCTGGCCGAGGAAGACGATGCCGAGGACGACGAGCAGGACGCCGGGGACGAGGGTGCCGACGACGAGGCCGAAGGAGGACAGGCCGGCGATCGTCTTCGTACCGCGCGCGGAGATCCAGACCCCGGACCAGTAGATGACGACGATGACGATCGCGACGTAGAGGCCGTTCTCCGCGAGGGAGGGGTCGATGACGTACGCGAAGGTCGAGGCCACGTAGGCGAGCAGGCTCGGGTAGTACGCGATGGTCATGGCGAACTGGCACCAGACGGCGAGGAAGCCGAGCGGTTTGCCGAGCGCCTCGCTGACCCAGCGGTAGATGCCGCCCTCCCAGCCGGAGGCGAGCTCGGCGCCGACCAGGGCGGTGGGCAGCAGGAACACGAGGGCGGGCAGCAG includes the following:
- a CDS encoding DUF998 domain-containing protein → MSRKATQAAAVLLALGALAYTAWVLEVVVRTGLDPVRAYVSELAAADQPLGGLFRATDLTAGLLVLAGALTGLAATGRPGRPAEPAPTSWARREPGPRRPWLLVGWLALALFGAATAVDSRLPLSCAPTSDPECAARETAGLVPATHTAHAVSSSLAMAGALTAMLALTLAARRYSLWRPLARTGPALVALELAATAWTLAAVAAFEAGRGLWSLGAGQRLQILLVAVWLAVLAWSVYRERGEDAATRAERAVRTEGQRP
- a CDS encoding APC family permease; its protein translation is MTTTDDPAEPAGNTVAGSPTEAELRQDDGTKRQFISWLTLAFMTTASVASLRPSPSMALYGLAAIFLYLLPALVFLLPTALVGAELASGWEGGIYRWVSEALGKPLGFLAVWCQFAMTIAYYPSLLAYVASTFAYVIDPSLAENGLYVAIVIVVIYWSGVWISARGTKTIAGLSSFGLVVGTLVPGVLLVVLGIVFLGQGNPSAQPMTADHWLPPWTGLASLVLIVNNFLSYAGMEMNGVHVSSLREPKREYPRSMFLATGLVLLIFILPALAIAWVMPAEQLSLTAGLMQAFQAFFDHFSIGWMTKVVGVMLVCAALGGMLTWLSGPARGLVLLSRQEGYLPPAFQKFNQAGAPVNIMVAQGVVTTLIGVLYAFSDNVSSAYWMFSVITVQIYLIAYLLMFAAVVRLRRTQPAVERGFRVPAVAWVAGVGFVSSVAALVIGFVPPDQFGDQPLWRYLLIVGGGLLVLGLVIPGALLKYRKPGWIHPDHREPSTTP
- a CDS encoding DUF305 domain-containing protein, with product MNRTQWASVTAVVLALLFAGGAVTVASADRDEGPGTPTAESADAGFARDMAVHHQQAVEMSFIVRDRTEDEEVRRLAYDIANTQANQRGMMLGWLDMWRLPKVQSGVEPMTWMGMGGMAMGGEDGELMPGMATRAELEQLRKASGRDAEVLYLKLMTEHHKGGIHMAQGCVERCVPGVERDLAQGMVDGQQSEIKLMADMLKQRGA
- a CDS encoding alpha/beta fold hydrolase, whose translation is MTPTPAPVPGPAPRFVRIGGVPHHVVVDGAGPVCVLSAGLGMSWFDWQPVVPLLTPYRTVVRFDRPGHGLSAPASGPSTAAGEADRIAAVLDALRLPGPAAVVGHSLAGFHAEAFARLHPDRTAALVLVDSSVEEHPRASRTAPARARLLGALLSALGAPAALGPAARALAVRHDPAPPALVRRVYRTSRVLRGTLDENARYGAVAAELLALRARVPLPPGLPVTVLAAPDGSARWERRQRALARRLGARYEAAEPSGHLVMLDRPDAVARAALGG
- a CDS encoding CBS domain-containing protein; the protein is MTTAKDIMHAGAQWIPAHETLDRAAQLMRDLNVGALPIADQNERLCGIITDRDIVVGCVAMGHDPAKITCGEMAQGTPRWIDAGADVGAVLEEMQSHQIRRLPVVENKKLVGMISEADLAQQLSDEQLKAFCASVYAAS
- a CDS encoding DUF3105 domain-containing protein, yielding MAANRSTTSDRRAKIEGLRRAEQARERRNRLLTIGLSTVVVLSLVGFGGWVITKENKEQEKTEAAAKAPIKGEKDWDAKKLGRNHVTTPVKYDMKPPVGGDHNPVWQNCNGDVYDKAVNDTNAVHSLEHGAVWVTYNKKASPADVEKLSAKVKKTPYSLMSPVDDQSGAIMLSAWGKQVTVDGASDPRVDVFFTKYVNGPQTPEPGAACTGGVGAEGQGGAGMGQ